In Desulfoferula mesophila, the genomic window GGCCGGTGCGCTTCGTGGTTTTCTATCTGGTGGGCGGGGTGCTGGCTTCCCTGGCCCACGTGCTGGCCGATCCCGCCTCGCAGCTGCCCATGATCGGGGCCTCGGGAGCCATCGCCGCGGTGCTGGGGGCCTATTTCCTCTTGTACCCCCGGGCCAACGTGGTGGTGCTGATCTGGTTCTTCTTTTTCGTACAGTTGATCCGGGTGCCGGCGGTGATCGTGCTGGGGGTCTGGTTCCTGTTCCAGATTTTGGGCAGCGGCGGGCCGGGGGTGGCCTGGATGGCCCATATCGGAGGCTTCGTGGTGGGACTGGTGCTTATCCGCTTTTTCCTGCCCCGCGCGGGCGGGCCCCGGAGTCGCGGCCCGCGCCTGGTCTCCTAATCGTGCTTGACGCCCCGTAGCTTGATGCTGCCCACCTCTTCCAGGGGAATGCGGTAGTTGCCGTAAGAGGTCTTGCCGGTGGCCTTCAGGCTGCCCTTGACGCTGATGGTCACGGTCTTGCCGTCTTTCAGGGCCACCTCGGCCTTGTACTCGCCCTCATGGTGCCGGATGAGCACCTCCTTGACCTGGTCCAATGGAACGGCCAGCTCGCCCCGGCCCATGTCTCCGGCCAAAAAGGCCACGCCCGCGATGGAGAAGTGGCTCAGCTCCACCGAGGTGCCGCCCAGGTCGGTCAGGGTGACCAGATAGTTGACCTTGGGCTCGGGGATGCGGGTGGGCACTTCGTCACCCCCCGTGCCCATGGCCATGATCAGAGGCATCGTCACAAGCAAGGCGCACAGAACTATGACTCTCAGGCTGCGGGGCATGGGGATTCTCCTTGTATATTGCCGGTGAGGGCCGCCCCTTTGGAACCGAGGCGTCCTTATCCGCTCATATTAAAAGATTTGGTAGCACGCCGCCACCCCCGGAGCCAAGTAAAAACACATCCTCTTCTTGGCCCGGTTCCTGGGGGGTGCTATGCTGAAATAGCCCGCACGGCCAATCAGCAGTACCAAGGGGAGTTCAGGCAGTAATGCTCGATGAAATGCGCCGCCGCTGGAGCGTGATCCCGACCTGGATCAAGGTGGTGCCGGTGGCCGGCCTCTTGGTCGGGTTGGGCCTTGCCAACTGGTGGCTGCTACCCCTGCGGCCCGATCTTGCCGCCTTTGTGCAGCGCCTGTTCTTTTTGCCCCTGTTCATGGCCAGCCTGCTCTTTGGTCTCAAGGGCGGGCTCATCTGCGCCGCGCTGATCGGCCTCAACTACCTGGACTTCTTCCACGACCCCGCCAACGGCCGCGCCGCCACCTATTTGATGGCCCTTGAGCTGTCGCTCTACTTCTTCACCGGCGCCCTCACCGGCTTTTTGGTGGACCGGGAGCGCCGCGAGGCCAAGCGACTCAAAGAGGCTGAAAACCTGGCTCTTTTGGGCCAAGCCGCCGGGGCGGTGGCCCATGAGCTCAAAACCCCCTTGATCGCCATAGGCGGCTTTGCCCAGCGCATCCAGCGCGACCTGCCCCCGGACCACCCCTACCGCCATCAGCTGAAGATCCTCGTGGACCAGGTAAGCCACATGGAGGCCCTGTTGCGCCAGATGCTGGACTACACCCGGCCCCTGGAGTTGCGTCCGGTGCCGGTGGACCCGGCCGAGTTGGTCCAGGAGGTCTTTCTCCTCACCGAGGCCATGGCCAAGAAACGGGCGGTGCGCCTGGCCCACGAGCTGGGCGGCAAAGAGCTCACTGTGCCCGCAGACCGCATCCGGCTCAAGCAGGTGCTCATAAACCTGGTGCAAAACGCGGTGCAGGCCTCGCCCCGGGGCGGGGTGGTGGTGGTCAGGGCCCTGGAAGACAAGGAACACCTCACCCTGGAGATAATGGACCAGGGTCCGGGCATCGCCCCGGAAGAACAGAAAAACATCTTCCTGCCCTTTTTCACCACCAAAAAGGGGGGAACCGGCCTGGGCCTGGCCATCACCCGCAAGAACGTGCTGGCCCATCATGGCGAGTTGGTTCTGCAAAGCGCCCCGGGCAAGGGCAGCACCTTCCGGGTGGTCCTGCCCCGCGCCGGCGAAGGCGCTGCCGCCGCCACACCCTAGCGCTTCCCGGAGCAAGCCCGAGCGCGGCTTTGGGCCGCGGGCCGCCCTCTTATACCGGCTATCCCCAGCGCAGCTTGGTTTTGAGAATCTCGAAGTAGTCCTTGAAGGGTGACTGAATAAGATGGACCGTGTGCTCCGAGCGCTGGAAGCGGATCTCGTCGCCCGGTTCCAGCTCCAGGCCCACCTGCCCGTCGCAGGTCAGGGTGGTTTCCTGGGCCCTCTTGCCAAGGGTCACTCCCAAGACCATCTCCGGGGCCAGAAGCAGCGGGCGGTTGCTCAGGGTGAAGGAGCAGATGGGGGCCACCACGATGCAGTTGAGGGAAGGATGGCAGATGGGCCCGCCCGCCGAGAGGTTGTAGGCGGTGGATCCGGTGGGGGTGGAGACGATCAGGCCGTCGGCCTGGAAGGTGGTCAGCGGGCGGCCGTCCACCACCGCCTCCAGTTCCACGATGCGCGCCAAGGCGGCCTTGTTGATAACCAGGTCGTTGAGAGCTGTGAACCGGGCCAGCTGGACGCCGCTCCGGCGCACCACCGCGTCCAGCATGAGCCGGGGGGAGGCTTGGTAATGCCCCTGGAGCA contains:
- a CDS encoding rhomboid family intramembrane serine protease; the protein is MIPIRDENPLQGTPYVTLGLIALNVLVYLYQFTMSPQQEMIFAYQYGVVPALLTGALEVPQPLAWFPQPLTLVTSVFLHGGFLHLAGNMLYLWIFGNNVEDRLGPVRFVVFYLVGGVLASLAHVLADPASQLPMIGASGAIAAVLGAYFLLYPRANVVVLIWFFFFVQLIRVPAVIVLGVWFLFQILGSGGPGVAWMAHIGGFVVGLVLIRFFLPRAGGPRSRGPRLVS
- a CDS encoding sensor histidine kinase; this translates as MLDEMRRRWSVIPTWIKVVPVAGLLVGLGLANWWLLPLRPDLAAFVQRLFFLPLFMASLLFGLKGGLICAALIGLNYLDFFHDPANGRAATYLMALELSLYFFTGALTGFLVDRERREAKRLKEAENLALLGQAAGAVAHELKTPLIAIGGFAQRIQRDLPPDHPYRHQLKILVDQVSHMEALLRQMLDYTRPLELRPVPVDPAELVQEVFLLTEAMAKKRAVRLAHELGGKELTVPADRIRLKQVLINLVQNAVQASPRGGVVVVRALEDKEHLTLEIMDQGPGIAPEEQKNIFLPFFTTKKGGTGLGLAITRKNVLAHHGELVLQSAPGKGSTFRVVLPRAGEGAAAATP
- a CDS encoding NAD(+)/NADH kinase is translated as MPKVTIIYKAKTPAAQEQAESLGQWLAGRGSAVHLLEAKGGEPGADNGAERPLPPDTGLVVVLGGDGTMLGAVRQVVACGLERVPILGVNLGGLGFLTALAPGELLPAMEKVLQGHYQASPRLMLDAVVRRSGVQLARFTALNDLVINKAALARIVELEAVVDGRPLTTFQADGLIVSTPTGSTAYNLSAGGPICHPSLNCIVVAPICSFTLSNRPLLLAPEMVLGVTLGKRAQETTLTCDGQVGLELEPGDEIRFQRSEHTVHLIQSPFKDYFEILKTKLRWG